The genomic interval CGGCCATAGCGCAAGCCCGTTAATAGCCCAAAATGACCATAACTACAATTAATCAAGAAAGGACGAAAACAAAAATGAAAGCAATTGTATACACCGTATTCGGGCCGCCGGAGGTTCTGCAACTCCAAGAGATAGAAAAACCGGCGCCCAAGGAGAATGAAGTTCTGATAAAAGTATATGCGGCCTCGGTTAATTACGGCGACTTGCTCGCTCGGAATTTCAAAAATGTCTCGCCGCGCCAGTTCAATATGCCCTTTTTATTCTGGCTCCTCTCCCGCCTATTTTTTGGCCTCAATAAACCCAAGCTAAAGATACTGGGCAGCGAGTTTGCCGGGGAAATTGAATCTGCCGGCAAAGAGGTAACGTTATTCAAAGCGGGCGATCCGGTGTTTGGTTTTCCAGGTCAGAGTATGGGCGCGTATGCCGAGTATTTTTGTATGCCCGAAGACGGCGTGCTGGCCCGAAAACCGGCCAATATTACCCACGAAGAAGCCGCTGTCCTTCCGATGGGGGCCATCATGGCCATTAATCTGCTGAGGAATAAAGGCAATATTCAGCCGGGGCAAAAGGTTTTGATCAATGGCGCCAGCGGCGGAATAGGTTCAGCGGCGGTTCAGATTGCCAAAGATGCCGGGGCGGAAGTGACCGGCGTCTGCGGCACTCCCAGATTGGAATTTGTGAAATCGCTGGGCGCGGATCATGTCATTGATTACACTCAGGAGGATTTTACCCAAAATCGCGAAACGTATGACCTTATTTTCGACATCTTAGGCAAGAGTTCCTTCTCCCGGTGCAAAAACTCGCTAACGCCCAACGGGCGCTATCTTTTGGCCAGCTTTAAGACGAAGCAACTTTGGCAAATGCTCTGGACGTCCATAACCGGCAGCAGCAAAAAAGTGATCTGCGCGCTGGCGCCGGGGAGTACGGAAGATTTACTTGCCGTCAAAGCGCTGATCGAGGCTGGAAAGTTGAAATCGGTCATTGATAAAACCTTTGCGATGGAACAGGCTGCCCAGGCGCACCGCTATGTTGAATCAGGGCAGAAAAAGGGACACGTCGTCATCACGGTGGAACATAATTAGATCCAATAGATCAGGGGAATTGAAACCAATGTTCGCAAAACGATTACTCAAAATTTTTTCGATCATTATCCTGGCGATACTGATCATTATTCTGATCGCCGTCGTCGGTATCTTCGTCTACGAACCGGCGCTGGCGGAGGGCTTTGCCTTCAGCTCGGCGGGGGAGACGATCCAACTTTCAGATGGCCGCACCCTGGCTTACCTGGAAACTGGAGACCCTGAAGGCCGTCCGGTGTTCTACTTCCACGGGGGGCCGGGTTCGCGCCTCGAGGGGCTTATGTTTGACGACCTCAACCGGCAGTTGGGTATCCGTATGATCGCCCTTGATCGCCCCGGCTACGGCTTGTCCCACTTCCAGGAGGATCGAACCTATCTTGACTGGCCGAACGATGTTGGCGAACTGGCTGACCACCTGGATATTGAGCGTTTTGCGGTGCTGGGTTGGAGTTCCGGCGGCCCCTACGCCGCTGTGGTTGCCCACCAACTCCCGGAGCGCGTTGCGATAGCCGTCCTTGTGGCCGGCGAAGGCCCTTATGCCAGCCACGATTATCCGCAAAGCGTGCTGAACGATAGCGCTACCTTTAACGGTTCCGGGGCCAATAAACTGTTCATCTGGAGCGCAAATAATGGCCCGTGGCTCATGCACACAATTTTCAGATTGTCACGGATTATGTTCTTTAACGACCCGCTGGGGGTTATGGAAACTTCCGGCGGTTTTGAAATGTCGGCCAAGGATGACTATTTTTTTACGCAGGAGTTTCGCCATGAATACGGCGCTGAAATGATCGAGGCGTTTCGCCAGGGCGCCGCCGGGGTGACCCGCGAGTTCACCATTGAGCGGCTGGATTGGCCCTTTGCGCTTGAGGAAATCCAGGCCCCACCGGTGTTGGTGTTCCACGGCGCAGAAGACACGGCCGTACACCCCGGCGTGAGTGAATACGTGTGCCGACGCATCCCGGCTTGTGTTGAGCCAACAATTTACCCCGGCGAGGGTCATTCTGTAGTTTATTATCGTTATAAAGACATCATCCGGGCCATGCTTGAGGCCTGGGAGTAAAAAAGGAGAATAAAAATGAACAATTTACAGAAAGCAGGCGGCATTGCCGCCCTGGCCCACGCGGCAGCTTATGTGGTGGGCATAGGCTTGTATCTTACCGTACTGACCCCCATTCTTGACGCCGATCCCGGCCGGTACTTGGCCCTACTGCCAAATTACCAGAGCCTTATGTACGTTTGGATCCTGATTGCTTATTGGGTAGCCGGTTTTTGTATGGTAGTGGTGGCGCTGGCAATCTACGAGCGGTTGAAAGTCGGCTTACCGGCCATGATGCAAATCACAACCGTGTTAGGCCTTATCTGGGCCGGCCTGATTATTGGCAGCGGCAACCTGATGCTCCACGACTTTGGCGAAATTGTTAATTTTTATAGCCAAGACCCGGCTCAGGCTGAAACGGTTTGGCTGGCGCTGATGACGGTAGAAAACGGCATAACCAGTGGCAACGAGCTTATCGGCGGCCTATGGATTCTGTTGCTAAGTTGGGCCGCTTTGCGGGTAGGCGGGTTTAACCAGGCGCTCAACTATCTTGGCTTGGTCATCGGCGTGGCGGGCATCGCCTCAATTGTGCCGGCGTTCACCGAGGTGGCCGTGATGATTTTTGGGCTAAGTATGATTGTCTGGTTCGCATGGGTAGGGATTATCATGTTGCGCAGTCGCTTGGGCGCGGTGGTGTAAAAACCAACTGATCTTCTGGCTTTTCATTAAAGGCGCCAGAATACCCAATCCATCAACAGAGGAAGGATAGAAAAATGAAAGCCATTGTCTACACAAAATATGGGCCACCGGATGTTCTTCACCTCAAAGAGGTAGAAAAACCTGTGCCCAAGGACAATGAAATACTGGTAAAAATATATGCCACCACCGTCACGGCAGGGGACTGGCGCATGCGAAAAGCCGATCCATTTATGGCCAGGCTGTACAATGGTCTCTTCCGGCCCCAAAAAGTAACCATATTAGGCTTTGAGCTGGCCGGGGAAGTTGAAGCAGTTGGCAAAGGCGTCAACCTATTTAACAGTTGCCTATACCTGTATCTGCAATCCCACCGGGCAATGATCGCTGCCCATCACCTCCGGCAAAATGAAGGCATCCACAACGTGTTCCATAAACTCCGACGCCACAAAAAAATAATCCAATCGCCAGCCGACATTCCGTTCTCGCGCGCGCGTGGGCATTGACCACCAGGTATATTGGCCGGCGGTTTCGGGATAAAAATAACGGAAGGTGTCGACATACCCGGCCGCCACCACTTTATCCAGCCAAAGCCGCTCTTCGGGTAAAAAACCCGTTGTGTTTTGGTTGGATTTTGGATTGGCCAGATCAATCCAGCCATGGGCAGTGTTAATATCGCCACAAAATATCACGGGTTGACCCCGTTTGCGCAACTGCTCGCATTTTTCTAAAAACGCATCATAAAAGGCCAGTTTAAAGGGCACCCGGCCGTGGTCGCGGCCGCCGTTGGGAAAATAGCAGTTAATGAGGGTAAAAAGAGGATATTCGGCAATAATGGTCCGGCCTTCCCGGTCAAACTCCTCCAGTCCCAGCCCAAATTGCATGGAGAGAGGTTCCTGGCGGGTGATCAGGGCGGTGCCGCTGTAGCCTTTGCGTTCGGCGCTGTGCCAATGAGCCTGGTATCCCTCCGGTTGGGCTAAGGCGACGGGCAGTTGAGACGCGCTTGCTTTGGTTTCTTGCAAACACAGAATGTCAGGGGCAGTGTCTTTCAACCAGGTGAGAAATCCTTTACGGTGGATGGCGCGGACGCCGTTAACGTTCCAGGAGAGAAGGGTGAGATTGGTCATCGTAAACTATGCCTTTAGCCGGCCCGAGTTGGGTTCACTGCTCTCATCATCAAAGATAACCAGCTTTTGTTCTCCATGCACCGCCACGCGCAGTTCTTTATCCAAAACAGCGCACATAAAACCCAGGGCCTCATCCTGGGCAGCCCGAAATTGATGAATCTCATCTGCTTCAACAAAGATAGCATCGCCAAACCGGATTGGAAAAACTTCTTCTCCCAAACAAACTGTCCCTTGCCCGCGCAAAACCAGCACGGCGTGTTCGTAATTGTGCTGCTCAAAATTGCTGCACGCGCCGGGTTCTAATTCAAAATAGCGCAATTCCATATTGTTGGAATTATCCTGACCGCTGATAAAGCGCCGCACCGAAACCCCGGGGCGAGCCGGGCCATAATTCTGAACGGGAACACCTTCCCAATCCCAATTTTCATTATCACCTTTAAAATGATGAACAACGCCCATCTGGTAAACCTTTCTTAGCTCTTATTTAGAAAAAGGGAGTATTATAACGAGGAAAGGGGAGCCAATTTCTGGAAAAACAGGTTGTTTTTTATCAAAAAATCGTTTTTGCCCGCCAAAATTCTAGTTAAAGTTAGTCTTGAGGGATTCCTCACTTCGGAATGACATGCGTGAATAGTTAGAATTCAACAAAAAATACCCGGCCGTTGAAAGTGACTTTATCCCCGGCCTTGAGTTTTTTCTTGCGCCGGGTTTCGACCACGCCATTTACCAACACCTCGCCGTTTTGAATAATCAGCTTGGCCTGGCCACCTGTGCCAACCAGCCCCTTCAATTTCATAAATTGATCCAGTTGAATGGTTGGTTCGATTTTGTTCATAGCTCAGTTATGGTCAAATGGCGGTTCGACTTCTGGCACTTTCTCGGCTTCGGTTTCCGCCGGTTGAGTCACAGGCAACTTGGCCGGAATATCCGGCTTGGCCGGAATATCCGGCTTGACCGGAATATCCGGCTTGACCGGAATATCCGGCTTGACCGGAATATCCGGCGTTGGCTTTGCTTTAGCCCCATTGTCACTATGCATTTGGTGAAGGTCCTTTTTTTCTTCTTTAGCGGGGGGACCTGCGCCATTCCCATTCTTTAGGGGAATCAGGCTTTCAATACGCCACCACGTTCGGACCACCGCCGAGCGAATTTTAGCCCAGCGGTAAACCAGCCAGCGCAAACCACGATACCACCACTGGCGACGCCGGTAAGGCATGGGCACGCCCCACTGGACCACACTCGCCCCCCAGGTCAGGCCGCCGCCAAAGCCAACCATCACCAATTTGTCATCAGCCTGAATGCGGCCCTGTTCAATGGCTTCACAGAGCGCAATGGGGATGGAGGCCGTGGAGGTGTTGCCATATTTATGCAGATTGGTAAAAACTTTGTCCTCGCTAATTTTCAAATCTTTACGGGCGCTCTCGATGATGCGGATGTTGGCCTGGTGGGGAATAAAGAGGTCAATTTCGCTCAAGTCAACGCCGGCTTTGGCGCAAGCCTGTTTAGCGGCGCGG from Anaerolineae bacterium carries:
- a CDS encoding NAD(P)-dependent alcohol dehydrogenase, translated to MKAIVYTVFGPPEVLQLQEIEKPAPKENEVLIKVYAASVNYGDLLARNFKNVSPRQFNMPFLFWLLSRLFFGLNKPKLKILGSEFAGEIESAGKEVTLFKAGDPVFGFPGQSMGAYAEYFCMPEDGVLARKPANITHEEAAVLPMGAIMAINLLRNKGNIQPGQKVLINGASGGIGSAAVQIAKDAGAEVTGVCGTPRLEFVKSLGADHVIDYTQEDFTQNRETYDLIFDILGKSSFSRCKNSLTPNGRYLLASFKTKQLWQMLWTSITGSSKKVICALAPGSTEDLLAVKALIEAGKLKSVIDKTFAMEQAAQAHRYVESGQKKGHVVITVEHN
- a CDS encoding alpha/beta hydrolase, with the protein product MFAKRLLKIFSIIILAILIIILIAVVGIFVYEPALAEGFAFSSAGETIQLSDGRTLAYLETGDPEGRPVFYFHGGPGSRLEGLMFDDLNRQLGIRMIALDRPGYGLSHFQEDRTYLDWPNDVGELADHLDIERFAVLGWSSGGPYAAVVAHQLPERVAIAVLVAGEGPYASHDYPQSVLNDSATFNGSGANKLFIWSANNGPWLMHTIFRLSRIMFFNDPLGVMETSGGFEMSAKDDYFFTQEFRHEYGAEMIEAFRQGAAGVTREFTIERLDWPFALEEIQAPPVLVFHGAEDTAVHPGVSEYVCRRIPACVEPTIYPGEGHSVVYYRYKDIIRAMLEAWE
- a CDS encoding DUF4386 family protein, which translates into the protein MNNLQKAGGIAALAHAAAYVVGIGLYLTVLTPILDADPGRYLALLPNYQSLMYVWILIAYWVAGFCMVVVALAIYERLKVGLPAMMQITTVLGLIWAGLIIGSGNLMLHDFGEIVNFYSQDPAQAETVWLALMTVENGITSGNELIGGLWILLLSWAALRVGGFNQALNYLGLVIGVAGIASIVPAFTEVAVMIFGLSMIVWFAWVGIIMLRSRLGAVV
- the xth gene encoding exodeoxyribonuclease III, with the translated sequence MTNLTLLSWNVNGVRAIHRKGFLTWLKDTAPDILCLQETKASASQLPVALAQPEGYQAHWHSAERKGYSGTALITRQEPLSMQFGLGLEEFDREGRTIIAEYPLFTLINCYFPNGGRDHGRVPFKLAFYDAFLEKCEQLRKRGQPVIFCGDINTAHGWIDLANPKSNQNTTGFLPEERLWLDKVVAAGYVDTFRYFYPETAGQYTWWSMPTRARERNVGWRLDYFFVASEFMEHVVDAFILPEVMGSDHCPVGLQIQV
- a CDS encoding cupin domain-containing protein, with the protein product MGVVHHFKGDNENWDWEGVPVQNYGPARPGVSVRRFISGQDNSNNMELRYFELEPGACSNFEQHNYEHAVLVLRGQGTVCLGEEVFPIRFGDAIFVEADEIHQFRAAQDEALGFMCAVLDKELRVAVHGEQKLVIFDDESSEPNSGRLKA
- a CDS encoding RNA-binding S4 domain-containing protein, whose product is MNKIEPTIQLDQFMKLKGLVGTGGQAKLIIQNGEVLVNGVVETRRKKKLKAGDKVTFNGRVFFVEF